The genomic interval TTATAATGGTGTTGCAGAGTCTATTATCATGTGGCATTCTTTAGGGACCTAGTAGAAGTAGCAGACAGGGTTACACAGGTAGCTAGTAGAAAAGAAAAGATACGCCTACTAGCAGAGTTTCTTGAAAAGCTGTCCCCAGAAGAAGTGCCCATCGCGGCAAGGTTCCTGGCCGGCGAGGTTTTCCCAGAATATGACACGAAGGAGCTCGGCGTGGGGTATTCTTCGCTTAAACAGGCATATAGTGTGGTGAGGCATGCATCTATCCTGCCGATAGCTGTACAGCCTTTAACAATTACTGAGGTTTATCGTACACTTGAGAGGATAGCTGGCGCTACTGGAGAGGGTAGCAAAAACAAGAAGATCAAGCTTTTGCAGTCTCTCCTTTCTAGGATGGAGCAAAGAGAAATAGACTTTCTGCTACGTGTACTGTTCGGCGAGGTCCGGATAGGTGCAAGCAAGGGCCTCCTGCTCGAGGCGGCCTCAAAGATTGCAAATGTGCCAATAAGCGACGTACTGCACGCATACATGGTTCTAAGCGATGTGGGTGACGTGCTATTAATGGCCCGAGAAAAGCCTTCAATGCTTGGAAGAGCAGAGCTGAATCTTTTCCATCCAGTCAAGCCCATGCTTGCAGATATGGCATACAGTGTGGAAGAGCTTTTCCAGGAGCATGGGGCTCCACTATACTTAGAGTACAAGTATGACGGTATACGCTTGCAGATACACATAGACTCAGGAAGGGTTGAGGTTTTTTCTAGGCGGCTGAACAGGATTACCGAGTTTGTGCCGGATGTTGTAGAAAAAGTCCTAGGAAACGTTAAGGCGGAGAAAGCTATTCTTGACGGCGAGGCCCTAGCTGTTGTCGACGGCAAACCTGTAGCTTTTCAGGATCTGCTGAAGAGGGTGAGACGGAAAAGAGAACGCGAAAAGTTTTTCCGCGAGCTTCCGTTCCAGCTCCATCTTTTCGACGTGATATATATCAATGGCAGGACGCTGGTTAAGGAAACCTATAGTTCGAGAAGGAGCATCTTGCAGGAAATAGTTACAAGCGACGAGCTACTTGCCAAGATGAAGATCGTATACGAGAAGGAGGAGGCCGAGAATTTCTATAAGGAGGCGCTGAGCGAAAACCATGAAGGCGTAATGTCGAAGCGTGCATCTTCATTTTACAAGCCTGGAATAAGGGGGAGCGACTGGCTTAAACTTAAGTCTTATGATACGATTGACTGCGTCATCATCGCGGCAGAATGGGGGCACGGCAGAAGAAGTGGATGGCTCAGCAACTATCATCTAGGCGTTCTAGATGAGGAAAGTGGAAAGTTTCTATCTGTAGGAAAAACATTCAAGGGGCTCAGCGACGCGGAGTTCGAAGAAATGACAAAGAAACTTTTACAGCTGAAGACCAGAGAGGAAGGCTACACTGTATATGTGAAGCCTGAAATAGTTGTGGAGGTCGACTATAGCGAGATACAGAGAAGCAAGCGATACCCCTCAGGCTTTGCGTTGCGTTTTGCACGTATCAGAAGGATACGCTTTGACAAAAGCCCCGATGAAGCCACAACGCTAGGCGAGCTTAGAAGAAGATATCTCCAGAAAATGCAGAATAAAGAACTGGATGAGGAGGAGGGATAGAGCATTGGCAAAGATAAGTATAGAGCCTATTGCCGACGAGAGCCTCGGAGTCAGATCAATGGCGCTCTATGCAGATATAGCGGGACTAAAGATTCTCTTCGATGCGTCTGTTTCTCTTGGCCCGGAAAGGTATGGCTTACCCCCGCATCCAGAAGAATTCAAAGCACTGGCTAAGCGCCGAGAAAAGATTCTAGAAA from Thermofilum adornatum carries:
- a CDS encoding ATP-dependent DNA ligase; this translates as MAFFRDLVEVADRVTQVASRKEKIRLLAEFLEKLSPEEVPIAARFLAGEVFPEYDTKELGVGYSSLKQAYSVVRHASILPIAVQPLTITEVYRTLERIAGATGEGSKNKKIKLLQSLLSRMEQREIDFLLRVLFGEVRIGASKGLLLEAASKIANVPISDVLHAYMVLSDVGDVLLMAREKPSMLGRAELNLFHPVKPMLADMAYSVEELFQEHGAPLYLEYKYDGIRLQIHIDSGRVEVFSRRLNRITEFVPDVVEKVLGNVKAEKAILDGEALAVVDGKPVAFQDLLKRVRRKREREKFFRELPFQLHLFDVIYINGRTLVKETYSSRRSILQEIVTSDELLAKMKIVYEKEEAENFYKEALSENHEGVMSKRASSFYKPGIRGSDWLKLKSYDTIDCVIIAAEWGHGRRSGWLSNYHLGVLDEESGKFLSVGKTFKGLSDAEFEEMTKKLLQLKTREEGYTVYVKPEIVVEVDYSEIQRSKRYPSGFALRFARIRRIRFDKSPDEATTLGELRRRYLQKMQNKELDEEEG